The window ATGGCCATGCCACCCTGTGGGTGGGTGCTGCCTCGCCGCAGCATGCTGAACTCTCACCTTTCTCACACGGAGCCGAGCCTGAGCTGTTTCATGGCATTTAGGCCCATCAAAGCCAGAACGGCTGAAGGAAGCACCGACTagtgctccagctgctctgggctgcGGGGAGCACACTCGCAGGCACGTGGAGCTGCCGAggcccacagcccagcctgcctcGCCGCAGCACACGCAGCCCAGGCTGCAAACGAGAGGAACAGGCCTGGTGATGAGGTGGGCTCGGCGCAGGTACCCACCCTGGCCTCGAAGGCAGCGGCAAGCCTAAGGGAGGCCTAAACGGGGAGGGAGGCTCCTGTCTGCCATGGGGACAGCTCAGAACAaggtgggaaggggctgctccACCCTGGGCTGTCCAGGCACAGCTTGGGTCCCTCCAGGCCGCACTGTGGGGGTCCCACTTaccccccgctcccctcagctgttccccacagGCTTTCAGGGTGTCCCCGgcccccaccctcccccagcGTCTTCTCCTCAGCCACCCTTGCTGAGGAAGCCGGCACCCCTGAGGGGCACGGCCTCCTCAAACCAGGCCAGCACCGGACCCAgcctgcccgtcccagccccacctgggAGCGAGGGGGGCGGCAGTCCCCCTCCCCGACGGCAGGGGGCAGCCTCTCGGCGCGGGCGGCCGGCGCGCAGAGGCCCCCCCCCGCCTCGCCGTacggcggcgggcgcggcgcccCGCCGGCAGGGGGAGACAGCGCTGCGCCACCGGCCCCTCTCGGGCGCGCGCCGGCCGGAAGTCCTTTGCCGAAGGAACGGTTTGGGCCCCGGCGAGCGAGCTCTATGATTGGCGGGGCCTGGGTCACGACCCGGAAGCGCATCGGCCATGTTGCCGGGTGACCCCGGGAGCGGTGCCGGGGGGGAGGCGGTGGCGGCATCCGCTGAAGGGAAGCGGTGGCCTTGAGGGTCCCAGAGTGCTTCCCTTTCCCCAGCGCGGTCCTTCCCGGTGAGTGCGATGCGGCCTGTCCCCGCGGGGCTTCCGCGGGCCCGACCCCAGCCTGGGACCCCGGCGGGGAGCGGGTGCtgcgggcggccccggggcggccctCCATGAGAGGGGTCAGGCCACGGGGCCCCCCGGTTCCCCGCAACagggcgggcggccgggcgcCCTTGGGAGAGCCCGTTATCCTCGGTGCGCTGTTGGAGAGGCCGTCCAGCCGCTTCCCGGCCCGCGAAGGACGGCGGCCTGTGGGGCCGAGCATGAAGGGGGAGGCGGTGGCCGGTGCGTCccttggggaggggaaggctgACTCAGATTCCGCATTTCGTCACCTTTCTCTAGGTTCTTCCATGCACCTGTCCCCCATGGCAGCGTGGTCCCGGGAGGCTGTCCTGACCCTCTATCGGGCCCTGCTGCGCCAGGGCCGTGGGCTGCGCTACACTGACCGGGATTTCTACCTCGCTTTCATCCGCCGTGAGTTCCGCAAGAACCAGGGGCTGCAGCGGCTAGAGGACAAGGAAAGACAGTTGGAGAAGGGGCAAGTTTTCCTGCAGAACAAACTTGGGGGCCTGGTTTAGAGATCCCCTGTAGCTCATTTTGGccccatttctcttttctttccaaaacccACTTGCCATCTAAAAGACATGATTAACGTTCCTTGTCTATCACTATCTTGAAGAAGTCTGGAACGTGCTTCTACAGGCACACCAGGAGGACTCTCCTGTTCTCTTTACAAATGCATTAGGTCACAGGTAGGTCATTTACAATGATGTAACCATGTTCTTCATGCTACTATTACAGTTAGCTTTGTGAagatgttggggtttttctgccTAGGGGTGAAGAGTGACTGGATTCCTGATTCATCAAAGCAGGAACATTCTTCCTAAGATTGTAGCTTGACCTTAGAAAAACCTAAGGACAGTTTTAAACCACCCAAGTCAGGAAGGCTCTGAACCTTTGAAACTGatttagaaaacagatttcaagTCAGGTTGGAAGAGTTTCCTGATGTTTTCATGTAGGTTCACTGAGGATGCATCCGCAGGTACAGCGGTGGCAAAGTGTGTTTTACATGTGTAGTTGGCCAGGGAGgctctttaaatttaaatatcaAGATCAGGTTAAATGGGAGTTGGAGGAAACAAAAGTACgtacataaaaaatattaatgttcaTGTTATACATTACTTCTATGAGAGTCAAACCCACCAGCCTTGAAGGCAGGAATTAATGTCCAGTGAAAGCACGGGAGCTGTTCCCATTGTGGTGTGTTGTGATTTCTACTGTTGATTCTTGGGTGTCTTTGAAGTATCTGGGACTAGCCACTGCCCAGAAATCCTGGAAGTGGATGCTCTGAGACTGCCTTGGCAACTCTTGGGAAGATTCTAATTTATTGCAAACAAGCAGT of the Falco cherrug isolate bFalChe1 chromosome 5, bFalChe1.pri, whole genome shotgun sequence genome contains:
- the LOC114017971 gene encoding MIEF1 upstream open reading frame protein, whose amino-acid sequence is MHLSPMAAWSREAVLTLYRALLRQGRGLRYTDRDFYLAFIRREFRKNQGLQRLEDKERQLEKGQVFLQNKLGGLV